In the Kwoniella shivajii chromosome 2, complete sequence genome, one interval contains:
- a CDS encoding dimethyladenosine transferase codes for MPKATSSTFRVQPTSAAARPKKGSDSSASVAGGAGGGGARNHLFDTARFGQHILTNPLVAQGIVDKANLKPTDIVLEVGPGTGNLTVRILAACRKVVAVEMDPRMAAEVQKRVLGKPEQKKLEVMIGDFVKADLPYFDVCISNTPYQISSPLVFKLLSHRPILRCAVLMFQREFALRLVAPAGTKLWGRLAANVQLYARVEHIMKVGKGNFRPPPQVESSVVRIMPRDPPPPVKFEEFDGLNRIIFSRMNKTIRAGFKAKGVAELAEKNYRTWCAEQGVIIEDGFDIREKIDTILLESGYADNRAAKMDVDDLLKLLAAFNVAGM; via the exons ATGCCCAAAGCAACTTCATCCACGTTTCGTGTACAGCCTACATCAGCTGCTGCTCGGCCCAAAAAAGGTAGCGATTCATCCGCCAGTGTGGCTGGAGGAGccggtggaggaggagcaagaaatcatcttttcgataCGGCTAGGTTCGGTCAACACATCTTGACTAATCCTTTAGTCGCACAGGG AATCGTGGATAAAGCAAATCTCAAACCAACAGATATAGTCCTCGAAGTAGGTCCAGGTACAGGTAATTTAACCGTAAGAATATTAGCGGCATGTAGAAAGGTGGTAGCGGTGGAGATGGATCCTCGAATGGCCGCGGAGGTACAAAAACGTGTACttggaaa ACCTGAACAGAAGAAATTAGAAGTCATGATTGGTGATTTTGTTAAAGCTGATCTACCCTACTTCGATGTCTGTATTTCAAATACTCCTTATCAA ATCTCCTCACCCTTGGTATTCAAGCTCTTATCGCATCGCCCGATTCTACGATGCGCTGTATTGATGTTTCAACGTGAATTCGCTCTACGTCTAGTAGCACCTGCAGGAACCAAACTGTGGGGTAGATTAGCCGCGAATGTTCAATTATATGCAAGAGTAGAACATATCATGAAGGTTGGGAAAGGTAATTTCAGACCACCGCCTCAAGTCGAATCTTCTGTAGTGAGGATAATGCCAAGggatccaccaccaccggTGAAGTTTGAAGAATTCGATGGATTGAATAGAATCATTTTCAGTAGAATGAATAAGACTATAAGAGCTGGATTCAAAGCTAAGGGTGTGGCTGAATTGGCTGAAAAGAATTACAGAACATGGTGTGCTGAACAAGGTGTT ATAATCGAAGACGGGTTCGATATAAGGGAGAAAATAGATACTATCCTTTTGGAATCGGGTTATGCGGATAACAGAGCAGCTAAAATGGATGTCGATGACCTGTTGAA ATTACTGGCTGCTTTCAACGTTGCTGGCATGTAA